The proteins below are encoded in one region of Coffea arabica cultivar ET-39 chromosome 4c, Coffea Arabica ET-39 HiFi, whole genome shotgun sequence:
- the LOC140005045 gene encoding protein ASPARTIC PROTEASE IN GUARD CELL 1-like, whose protein sequence is MAREAQRPFPSINIFIILFFFFFPLSPFSPQAVSASVFKRLQLFSTEKAQPTSTSSVLSLSLHPYSSIIKPPNNNYSDLVRSRLASDRARAKLINSKIERALSTFNRPHDVKPDAQVQPEDLETTLTPFGGAYLAQVGVGQPVKEFLLVADTGSQINWLQCLPCDGCSSVSGSVFDPSGSSSYSLLSCASQECASLGENRNCTADPCMFRAGYLEGSSVVGEFATETVSFGSSGSVDKVAIGCAHTNQSVGASGILGLGGTPVSFPSKIQATSFSYCLVDMDSGKSSTLEFNSAPPGDSVLVPLIFNPSGIFYYVELTGITINGEQVPIPASAYQIGQDGRGGIVVDSGTTITLLPDEVYNSVRDTHI, encoded by the exons ATGGCTCGAGAAGCTCAAAGGCCATTTCCTTCCATTAACATCTTCAtcatcctcttcttcttcttcttccccctcAGTCCCTTTTCACCTCAAGCAGTCTCTGCTTCAGTTTTCAAAAGACTTCAGCTCTTCTCAACAGAAAAAGCTCAGCCCACCTCGACCTCCTCCGTTTTGTCCCTCTCCCTACATCCTTATTCATCCATCATAAAGCCGCCAAACAACAACTACTCCGACCTCGTACGCTCCCGACTGGCGAGTGACCGAGCCCGAGCCAAGCTCATCAACTCCAAAATTGAGCGGGCTCTCTCCACCTTCAACCGCCCTCATGACGTTAAACCGGACGCCCAAGTCCAACCGGAGGACCTGGAAACTACGCTGACTCCATTTGGAGGAGCGTACTTAGCTCAGGTCGGAGTGGGCCAACCAGTAAAAGAATTCCTCCTGGTAGCGGATACGGGTAGCCAAATCAACTGGCTCCAATGCCTACCCTGCGATGGATGTTCTAGCGTGTCCGGTTCGGTCTTTGACCCATCTGGGTCTTCATCTTATAGTCTTTTATCCTGCGCATCCCAGGAATGTGCCTCCCTGGGCGAAAACCGAAATTGCACTGCTGACCCGTGTATGTTTAGAGCGGGCTACTTAGAGGGATCCAGCGTCGTGGGAGAATTCGCCACTGAAACGGTGTCGTTTGGAAGTTCAGGTTCGGTTGACAAAGTAGCCATCGGGTGCGCCCATACAAATCAAAGCGTGGGGGCGTCTGGGATACTTGGTCTTGGGGGCACTCCTGTAAGCTTTCCTTCTAAAATTCAAGCCACGTCCTTCTCCTACTGTCTTGTGGATATGGACTCGGGCAAGTCCTCGACCCTTGAGTTTAACTCAGCTCCACCTGGTGACTCAGTCCTCGTTCCTTTGATTTTTAATCCAAGTGGGATTTTTTACTACGTGGAGCTCACGGGGATtaccattaatggagaacaagtACCCATTCCGGCATCAGCTTACCAAATAGGCCAAGACGGACGCGGGGGAATTGTAGTTGACTCGGGCACCACCATAACTCTGTTGCCAGATGAGGTTTATAACTCGGTCCGTGATAC GCATATTTAA
- the LOC113738398 gene encoding small ribosomal subunit protein uS14-like, translating to MGHSNIWNSHPKNHGCGSRTCRVCGNSYGIIRKYGLMCCRQCFCSNAKEIGFINKYC from the coding sequence ATGGGACACTCCAACATCTGGAATTCTCATCCTAAGAACCACGGCTGTGGCTCTCGCACCTGCCGTGTGTGTGGAAACTCTTATGGTATTATCAGAAAGTATGGCCTGATGTGCTGCAGACAATGCTTTTGCAGCAATGCTAAGGAGATTGGATTCATTAATAAGTATTGTTGA